GATATCCTTTGCAGCAATTAATGTTGTTTGTTTCATGTGCTTATTTCTCCTCTTACATTGACTTGTCCGGGGTCTTATAAGTGTAGTAAGCATATTTATTATAATACATTTGGTTTTAAAATTAAACTTATTAAATAAAACTTTTTACATAAATAGGGCTTATGTCACTTATATTTTCAATTTTTTCAAAATCTGCTAATGCATTTAAAACATAAACTTTAAAATCTACATGATCATAGTCTTTAATTATGATGTAATCTGGATATTCTGCTTGTAATTCTTTTAGCGTATCTTCATCAATCAAAAATGGTTCTTTAATAACCTTTTTATTATCATATACACTACAAAATCATTTATTTGATCTAGCATCTAATAAACTAATACATTTTTGATTACCTGCTTGAATTTTTAATGAATCAATTAAGAAAACATTGATCTGATCATTTAAAGTTTTTAAGGTCTTCACAATTGTTAAACCAACCCTAACTCCAGAGTAACTACCGGGACCTTTAGTCACATAAAAATCACTAATTTGATTTAGTTTTAAATTATGTTTATTAAGTAGATTAATTATATTAGTCATAGTGATATCACTAACTTTTTTTGTATCTCTTTGAATAAATTCTTCAACAATATGATTTTCTTCATCAATTAAGATTAAGCATAATTGTCAATTGGTTGTATCAATAAACAGTTTCACTTTAATTACTTTCTATAATGAATTCTCTTGCAGATTCATTAACCTTTTTGATTTCAATTTTAACAATCTTTTTATTTGTTAAAGCTAAATTTATATTTGTTCATCATTCAATAATGTTAATTGCATTATCAAACTCTTCAATAAACATTTCTAAATCACTTTGTTTATCTAGACGATAAGCATCCATATGATTAATTACATTGGTTTTACTTTGATATTGATTCAAAATTGTAAACGTTGGTGAAGATACATTTTCTTTAACACCAAATTGTTTAATCAATGCTTTTGTAAATGTTGTTTTTCCAGCGCCAAGATCACCAGTTAGTAGAACAAAAACTTCACCACTTAATGTGTTAGCTATTTCTTGGGCAATTTTATTTGTGTCTTGGACAGAATTTGAAATAATTGTTTTAATCATAAATAAATTATAATATTTTCAAAAAAAACTTGTTAGTAAATAACAAGTCATTTTATATTTTATAATCATTCTTTGAATCTTCTGATATATAGTTTTTTGACTAACTGTGCTAATACAATATAACAAGTTACAAATCCTAAAGCTACAAATATGAATGATCAGTGTGGTGCTGACATTTGTACTAATTCACTAATTGGTGTGAATGGTATCAACACAGCAAATGAACAAATAACGATTGTTGCAATCAACATTGATAATGAACATTTTGATTGAATGAATGGAGTTTTTTCAGTTCTATAAACTTGCATAACAGCAGTTTGAGTCATTAACCCAACTACAAATCATGAAGCGTGAAATTTCATTGCATTATCTGTTCCATCTGGTGCTTCTCCTTGGAAAGGAACTAGTTTGTATCCAAAAATTAATACCAAGAATGTTAAAATATCAAATATTGAGCTAACTGGTCCATTAATTACAGCAAACCAGATAATATTCTTGGTTGTGAATGGTCTTGGTTTTTCTAAGAATTCTTCATCAACATTATCAAATACTAATGCAAACATTACAAAGTCATATAGTAAGTTTTGTAATAATAAGTGCAATGCTAACATTGGTTCTTCTTTTGTTAAGAATAATGCAACAATAACAGATATTACGTTACCAAAGTTTGAAGCTACAGTTACTTTAATATATTTCAACATGTTAGCTAAACTTTTACGCCCTTCAACAACGGCATTTTCAATTGCCATTAGTGATTCACCTGTTAAAATCATATCTGCTGCATCTTGAGCAATATTTGATGCTTCGCTAAATGAAATAGCAACATCTGATTCTCTTAAAACAGGGGCGTCATTAATTCCATCACCCATAAATCCAACAACATGTCTTTGAACTTGTAAAGCTGCAATAATTGTTGATTTATGAATTGGTGACAATTTAACAAATACATTACCTTGTTCAACAGCTTTATATAGTTGTCTTTCATCCATTGCTTCAATGTCAGCACCTGAATATAATTTAGTAATTTCAAAATCAACATTTTTACAAATTGCTCTTGTGATGATTTCATTATCACCAGTTAAAACTTTTGTTGATATTCCTTTTGAAGCTAAATTTTTAATTAATTTTTTAGAAGTTTTTTTAGGTTTATCAAAGAAAGTTCCAAATCCATAGAAGATTAGTTCTTCTTCAACGTCTTCATCTTGTAAAACATTATGTGCAATTCCAATCACACGATAACCATCTAAGTTTAATTCATGTGTTTTTTGAAAAATTGCTTTTTTATGTTTTGCATCTAATTTTTCAATTTTCCCGTTAATAGAAATTCTGTTACATACTTTTAGAACCTCTTCAACAGCACCTTTAGTAAAAATTTCTTTATCTTTTTTTGATGTTAAAATAACAGATAAAATCTTTCTTTCAAAATCAAATGGAATTTCTCATTCTTTTGTATAGTCTTCAACATCAGGTTTTTTAATTTTTGATGATAAAACTGCACTATCAATTGGGTTTTGGAATCCTGACTGGAAGTAACTATTTAAATATAGAACATGTTCAATAAATTCAGATTTCTCTCCGCGAACACCAGTTACTTTATCTAAACTAATTTCTCCACTTGTGATAGTTCCTGTTTTGTCAGTACATAAAATATCAATTGCTCCAATGTTTTGTACTGAGTTTAAATTTTTAACAATAATTTCTTCGTTTTCAATTTTTTTATAACCTCTTGTTAAGTTAGAAGTCACAATAATTGGCAACATTTCAGGTGTTATTCCTACTGCTATTGCAATAGTAAATAATAAACCTTTTAGTCAATCATGTTGTTGTAGTCCTGCTATTAAAAGCACAATAGGAACAACTGCAATCATGAAAGCAATTAGGTATAAAGTAATTCTTTTGATTCCTTTTTCAAAAGATGAACTTTTTCTTTTTTCTTTAACTTTTTTATCAATTAATGAAAAGTAAGTGTTTTGACCAGTAGCAACAACAATTGCTAATCCACTACCAGACATTACTTCTGTTCCCATATAACCGATATTTTCATAACTTAAGTGTGATTCAAATTCTTTCTCATTTGAATCTCTTTTTTGTACAGGGAAACTTTCTCCTGTTAATGATGATTGGTTAACATATAAGTTGTTTGATCATAAAATTCTTACATCAGCTGGAATAATATCACCATTTACTAGGTATATTATGTCTCCTGGAACTAATTCATCATTTTCAATTACTTCTGCTTCTTTAATCATTCTAATTGAATTAGCATTATCTAAAGCTTTATAGTTATATGAGATATTTCTAATAACTTTAGAAGTTTTTTTATTTTCTTTAATCATTTTTTTAATAACAATATGAGATCTAACTTCTTGAACAAATGCCATTGTTCCACTAGCTAGTATCATAATTAGCACAATAATGGCAGCTACTAATGAAAATGTGTCAGGGTCAGTTGCATATTCGTAAAAGTTAAAAGCATCAATCGCCATTAATATGATATTGAATGGTGAGAAGAATGTTTTAATGATTATTAGAAAAACATTGAATCTTGTTGGTTTTAATTCTTTACCTCCAAATTTTTCTCTGTTTGTTTCTACTTGTTGGTCATCTAAACCAAATTTATTTATTTCAAATTGTTTTAATAGTTTATTATTATCTGAGTCTACGTAATTGATTAATTCAAATTTTGTATTATTATTTAATTTCTTTAGTTTTTTCATAAATTTCCTATCTACGAATGCCTAAATATGAAAAATTTTTAACGTATAAAAAATAGTGACATATAAGCACTCTTTATAATATATAATCTCTTCAATGAACTCTCGGATGGAATACTCATAATATCA
This region of Mesoplasma melaleucae genomic DNA includes:
- the mgtA gene encoding magnesium-translocating P-type ATPase produces the protein MKKLKKLNNNTKFELINYVDSDNNKLLKQFEINKFGLDDQQVETNREKFGGKELKPTRFNVFLIIIKTFFSPFNIILMAIDAFNFYEYATDPDTFSLVAAIIVLIMILASGTMAFVQEVRSHIVIKKMIKENKKTSKVIRNISYNYKALDNANSIRMIKEAEVIENDELVPGDIIYLVNGDIIPADVRILWSNNLYVNQSSLTGESFPVQKRDSNEKEFESHLSYENIGYMGTEVMSGSGLAIVVATGQNTYFSLIDKKVKEKRKSSSFEKGIKRITLYLIAFMIAVVPIVLLIAGLQQHDWLKGLLFTIAIAVGITPEMLPIIVTSNLTRGYKKIENEEIIVKNLNSVQNIGAIDILCTDKTGTITSGEISLDKVTGVRGEKSEFIEHVLYLNSYFQSGFQNPIDSAVLSSKIKKPDVEDYTKEWEIPFDFERKILSVILTSKKDKEIFTKGAVEEVLKVCNRISINGKIEKLDAKHKKAIFQKTHELNLDGYRVIGIAHNVLQDEDVEEELIFYGFGTFFDKPKKTSKKLIKNLASKGISTKVLTGDNEIITRAICKNVDFEITKLYSGADIEAMDERQLYKAVEQGNVFVKLSPIHKSTIIAALQVQRHVVGFMGDGINDAPVLRESDVAISFSEASNIAQDAADMILTGESLMAIENAVVEGRKSLANMLKYIKVTVASNFGNVISVIVALFLTKEEPMLALHLLLQNLLYDFVMFALVFDNVDEEFLEKPRPFTTKNIIWFAVINGPVSSIFDILTFLVLIFGYKLVPFQGEAPDGTDNAMKFHASWFVVGLMTQTAVMQVYRTEKTPFIQSKCSLSMLIATIVICSFAVLIPFTPISELVQMSAPHWSFIFVALGFVTCYIVLAQLVKKLYIRRFKEWL
- the tsaE gene encoding tRNA (adenosine(37)-N6)-threonylcarbamoyltransferase complex ATPase subunit type 1 TsaE, coding for MIIKYKMTCYLLTSFFWKYYNLFMIKTIISNSVQDTNKIAQEIANTLSGEVFVLLTGDLGAGKTTFTKALIKQFGVKENVSSPTFTILNQYQSKTNVINHMDAYRLDKQSDLEMFIEEFDNAINIIEWWTNINLALTNKKIVKIEIKKVNESAREFIIESN
- the tsaB gene encoding tRNA (adenosine(37)-N6)-threonylcarbamoyltransferase complex dimerization subunit type 1 TsaB; amino-acid sequence: MKLFIDTTNWQLCLILIDEENHIVEEFIQRDTKKVSDITMTNIINLLNKHNLKLNQISDFYVTKGPGSYSGVRVGLTIVKTLKTLNDQINVFLIDSLKIQAGNQKCISLLDARSNKWFCSVYDNKKVIKEPFLIDEDTLKELQAEYPDYIIIKDYDHVDFKVYVLNALADFEKIENISDISPIYVKSFI